From Cellulomonas dongxiuzhuiae, the proteins below share one genomic window:
- a CDS encoding GH25 family lysozyme codes for MPSRRRVRVLLIVLTGTIVVLALGAALVERGLVWPNRLFAARYDVRGVDVSAWQGTVDWPSIARQDVDFAYVKATEGSSFVDREFEANLRGAREAGLLVGAYHFFSFESSGRAQAEHVLATVPDDEDLLPVAIDVEYYGTFHADPPDASQVRPELTAIIETLRDHGTEPVVYATRSAYDRYVAGHFPGTPIWIRSVIVPPTMSDDRAWTFWQYSNRDRLDGYDGEESFIDMNVFDGDLDDLRALR; via the coding sequence GTGCCGAGCCGCCGTCGCGTCCGTGTCCTGCTGATCGTCCTGACGGGGACGATCGTTGTCCTCGCGCTCGGGGCCGCGCTCGTCGAACGCGGCCTGGTGTGGCCGAACCGTCTGTTCGCAGCGCGCTACGACGTGCGGGGGGTCGACGTCTCGGCGTGGCAGGGAACCGTCGACTGGCCGTCGATCGCCCGGCAGGACGTCGACTTCGCGTACGTGAAGGCCACCGAGGGCTCGTCGTTCGTCGACCGGGAGTTCGAGGCGAACCTGCGCGGTGCGCGTGAGGCCGGGCTGCTGGTCGGTGCGTACCACTTCTTCAGCTTCGAGAGCAGCGGCAGGGCGCAGGCGGAGCACGTGCTCGCGACGGTGCCGGACGACGAGGACCTGCTGCCCGTCGCGATCGACGTCGAGTACTACGGGACGTTCCACGCCGACCCCCCGGACGCGTCGCAGGTCCGCCCGGAGCTGACCGCGATCATCGAGACCCTGCGTGACCACGGCACCGAGCCGGTCGTCTACGCGACCCGCAGCGCGTACGACCGGTACGTCGCCGGCCACTTCCCGGGCACGCCGATCTGGATCCGGTCGGTGATCGTGCCGCCCACCATGTCGGACGACCGGGCGTGGACCTTCTGGCAGTACTCGAACCGGGACCGCCTCGACGGGTACGACGGCGAGGAGTCGTTCATCGACATGAACGTCTTCGACGGCGACCTCGACGACCTGCGCGCCCTGCGGTAG
- a CDS encoding MOSC domain-containing protein: MVVTSLRRYPVKSMGGEALASAELDHRGLHGDRWYAVVDGDGRFASVKDTRRFRRRDAVVRYTASTTADGQVEVRSDDTSWLVGDPLLDRHLTSAMGSEQRILPEAAVPHQDAGAVSLVGTATIAWCAARWGGSDDPRRLRVNIVVETQTPFIEETWVGHQIALGSAALTVVERIPRCRMIDVQQDGTSPRAPWLRSLGSERDLYLAVYADVSRPGVITLGDEISVL; encoded by the coding sequence GTGGTCGTCACCTCCCTGCGCCGCTACCCGGTCAAGTCGATGGGTGGAGAGGCGCTGGCCTCAGCCGAGCTGGACCATCGCGGGCTCCACGGGGACCGCTGGTACGCCGTCGTGGACGGCGACGGCCGGTTCGCGTCGGTCAAGGACACCCGCCGGTTCCGCCGGCGGGACGCCGTCGTGCGCTACACGGCGTCGACGACGGCGGACGGCCAGGTCGAGGTTCGCTCGGACGACACGAGCTGGCTCGTGGGCGACCCGCTGCTCGACCGGCACCTCACCTCCGCCATGGGGAGCGAGCAGCGCATCCTGCCCGAGGCTGCCGTCCCGCACCAGGACGCCGGTGCCGTCTCCCTCGTCGGCACCGCGACGATCGCATGGTGCGCGGCCCGGTGGGGCGGCAGCGACGACCCTCGGCGGCTGCGCGTCAACATCGTCGTGGAGACGCAGACGCCGTTCATCGAGGAGACGTGGGTCGGCCACCAGATCGCCCTCGGGTCCGCCGCGCTGACGGTCGTGGAGCGGATCCCACGGTGCCGGATGATCGATGTCCAGCAGGACGGGACCAGCCCGCGTGCCCCCTGGCTCCGGTCGCTCGGCTCCGAGCGAGATCTGTACCTCGCGGTCTACGCCGACGTCAGCCGACCGGGTGTGATCACCCTCGGCGACGAGATCTCGGTGCTCTGA
- a CDS encoding DUF4232 domain-containing protein, translating into MHGAKPLTVGAAALVAAPGLLVACHGDDGSHPASPEVRLAAPGPALPAPPVSDGAAPPCGPADLDIAVEAFDRATGNGWASLRAVNRTTRACTLSGAPPLTLDQDGPLLLVIDHGSGLLPAVDAPAELRLEPRASAAAQLAWRGYGAAADTTTPQTVGVGMADGSVVIAIPGLPGFEAPFDVIDGAAMTVGPWQPLGYGPPRRDEPPLEPGAWGACLAEDLVASVDGPQSLGSGAQESQEPTGRVWLTHIGLRPCVVPHEFSLARASGGSVAARLDDVVPGRDAALRPGDAVSARLPWSDIEPVLAEPTQWSAQVGHTGGGSPFVVDGGPGA; encoded by the coding sequence ATGCACGGAGCCAAGCCCCTCACCGTCGGGGCCGCCGCGCTCGTCGCGGCGCCCGGTCTGCTCGTCGCGTGCCACGGCGACGACGGCTCGCACCCGGCGTCGCCCGAGGTGCGCCTTGCGGCTCCCGGACCCGCGCTGCCGGCGCCGCCCGTCTCGGACGGCGCCGCGCCGCCGTGTGGACCGGCGGACCTCGACATCGCCGTCGAGGCCTTCGACCGCGCCACGGGCAACGGCTGGGCAAGCCTGCGCGCGGTGAACCGCACCACCCGAGCCTGCACGCTCTCGGGCGCGCCGCCGCTGACCCTCGACCAGGACGGTCCGCTCCTCCTCGTCATCGACCACGGGTCCGGCCTCCTGCCGGCAGTGGACGCGCCGGCAGAGCTGCGCCTCGAGCCGCGCGCGTCGGCGGCGGCGCAGCTCGCCTGGCGTGGCTACGGGGCAGCCGCGGACACCACGACCCCGCAGACCGTCGGCGTCGGCATGGCGGACGGCTCGGTCGTCATCGCCATCCCCGGACTGCCGGGCTTCGAGGCGCCGTTCGACGTGATCGACGGCGCGGCCATGACCGTCGGGCCGTGGCAGCCGCTCGGGTACGGCCCGCCGCGCAGGGACGAGCCGCCGCTGGAGCCGGGCGCCTGGGGCGCCTGCCTCGCGGAGGACCTCGTCGCGTCCGTGGACGGGCCGCAGTCGCTGGGGAGCGGCGCACAGGAGTCGCAGGAGCCCACCGGTCGGGTGTGGCTGACGCACATCGGCCTGAGGCCATGCGTCGTGCCGCACGAGTTCAGCCTCGCGCGCGCGAGCGGCGGCTCGGTCGCGGCGCGCCTCGACGACGTCGTGCCTGGGCGGGACGCCGCGCTGCGGCCCGGCGACGCGGTGAGCGCGCGGCTGCCGTGGTCGGACATCGAGCCGGTGCTCGCCGAGCCCACGCAGTGGTCGGCGCAGGTCGGTCACACGGGTGGTGGATCCCCGTTCGTCGTGGACGGCGGCCCCGGCGCGTGA
- a CDS encoding DNA topoisomerase subunit B: MSDRASWVTTTHAWSSDLDLAHLAEIRSRPTLYGSGGRRHLILEVLAYANEEAESRGRMGHAVVTMRADGTVTVADDGRGTDTRVDEHGDVIRKPVMSTRDVRFFDAEDCARLPDGLPRRGMSVVSAMCPVLVHENHRANGAWSQTYRHGVPDDELCAITASTATGTSVTFRVGAEVHGPESLVDSDLAGFPALQVDLR; the protein is encoded by the coding sequence GTGAGCGACAGGGCGTCGTGGGTGACGACCACACACGCGTGGTCGAGCGATCTCGACCTCGCGCACCTTGCCGAGATCCGATCGCGCCCGACGCTCTACGGGTCGGGTGGTCGACGCCACCTCATCCTCGAGGTGCTCGCGTACGCGAACGAAGAGGCGGAGTCGCGTGGGCGTATGGGTCACGCCGTCGTGACGATGCGAGCCGACGGTACGGTGACCGTCGCGGACGACGGGCGCGGCACGGACACTCGGGTCGACGAACACGGCGACGTGATCCGCAAGCCCGTGATGTCGACCAGGGACGTCCGCTTCTTCGATGCGGAGGACTGTGCGCGACTCCCCGATGGCCTGCCACGACGCGGGATGTCGGTCGTGTCGGCGATGTGCCCGGTACTCGTCCATGAGAACCACCGCGCGAACGGCGCGTGGTCGCAGACCTATCGGCACGGCGTGCCGGACGACGAGCTCTGCGCCATCACCGCGTCGACGGCCACCGGCACCTCAGTGACCTTCCGCGTCGGTGCCGAGGTTCACGGGCCGGAGTCCCTCGTCGACAGCGACCTCGCCGGGTTCCCCGCGTTGCAGGTCGATCTCCGATGA